Proteins encoded in a region of the Flammeovirga yaeyamensis genome:
- a CDS encoding 2-isopropylmalate synthase, giving the protein MSDKVYIFDTTLRDGEQVPGCRLNTEQKLTIARALESLGVDIIEAGFPISSPGDFEAVNRIAKEIRNTTVCGLTRAVKKDIEVAADALKPAAKPRIHTGIGTSDQHIFTKLRLDRDQVLERGTEAVKFAKKFVEDVEFYAEDAGRTDNEYLARVVESVIAAGATVVNIPDTTGYCIPQEYGAKIQYLKENVKNIDKAIISTHCHNDLGMATANSLSGVANGARQIECTVNGIGERAGNTSMEEVVMAMKKHGMLDFETAIHTQKIYEISRLVSETMNMPVQPNKAIVGDNAFSHSSGIHQDGVIKNRDNYEIIDPAEVGVSESSIVLTARSGRAALFYRLQKLGVTLDHDALEVAYQEFLKMADKLQTVEDPHLKELLQFVKVA; this is encoded by the coding sequence ATGAGTGATAAAGTATATATTTTCGACACGACTTTACGAGATGGAGAACAAGTGCCAGGTTGCCGCTTGAATACAGAACAAAAGCTAACAATAGCTCGTGCTCTCGAAAGTCTAGGCGTAGATATTATTGAAGCAGGTTTCCCTATTTCGAGTCCAGGTGATTTCGAAGCAGTAAACCGTATCGCTAAGGAAATTAGAAATACTACAGTTTGTGGACTGACTAGAGCCGTAAAAAAAGATATTGAAGTTGCTGCAGATGCTTTGAAGCCAGCTGCTAAACCAAGAATCCACACGGGTATTGGTACTTCTGATCAACATATTTTCACAAAGCTTCGATTGGATAGAGACCAAGTACTTGAAAGAGGTACTGAAGCTGTGAAGTTTGCAAAGAAATTTGTTGAAGACGTTGAATTCTACGCTGAAGATGCAGGTAGAACAGATAACGAATACTTGGCACGAGTCGTTGAGTCGGTGATTGCTGCTGGAGCCACAGTAGTAAATATTCCCGACACCACAGGCTATTGTATTCCTCAAGAGTACGGTGCGAAGATTCAATATTTAAAAGAAAACGTTAAAAATATTGATAAAGCAATCATTTCTACACACTGTCATAACGATTTGGGTATGGCTACAGCCAACTCACTTTCTGGTGTAGCAAATGGAGCAAGACAAATTGAGTGTACAGTAAATGGCATTGGCGAAAGAGCCGGAAACACTTCCATGGAAGAAGTAGTTATGGCAATGAAAAAGCATGGAATGCTTGACTTCGAAACAGCTATACATACTCAAAAAATTTATGAAATCAGCCGTTTGGTTTCTGAAACAATGAACATGCCTGTTCAACCTAACAAAGCTATTGTAGGTGACAATGCATTCTCTCATTCATCAGGAATTCACCAAGATGGTGTGATTAAAAACAGAGACAATTACGAAATTATTGATCCTGCTGAAGTAGGAGTTTCAGAATCTTCGATTGTCTTAACTGCAAGAAGTGGTAGAGCAGCATTGTTCTACAGATTGCAAAAATTAGGCGTTACTCTAGATCATGATGCTTTAGAAGTAGCCTACCAAGAGTTCTTAAAAATGGCAGATAAACTACAAACTGTAGAAGATCCGCACCTAAAAGAACTACTTCAGTTTGTGAAAGTTGCATAA
- a CDS encoding flavin monoamine oxidase family protein, protein MRIGIVGGGISGLYAGSILKELGHEVMIFEASDRLGGRIHTHTIKGKKKFVELGAAEIHGRNALNYEMLSHLGHLLEPINGNEYLWLDQKLKDLDKKEELPENIHSLFTYFANIQREEFDGNITRSLKNLGMYDLSIRPILDGITSEYSASPDKIHASSLGEEEWRWTSGHRNFFSYGKYADAIDFFEEKLKDSITLNAPIMDVNYSDDGVILLSRDGKTNQFDKVILTTSLGVLKKEKINFTPSLPDTHLEAIQKLGFGKGRKLFIRFDKIFWEPETSEIIGGKKCPLYLIRPAQPKTICAYVMADAAKDFNQMLDEEVAEILLHELDEMFPDVNVMMHYKDHYGKDWTSDPYFCGTYSYSKKDSLKYRKQLKQPIQDKVFFIGEALNDNGHASTVHGAMETAEELARLYFNDK, encoded by the coding sequence ATGAGAATTGGAATTGTTGGAGGAGGAATCTCCGGTTTGTATGCAGGTAGTATTTTAAAAGAACTAGGACACGAGGTGATGATCTTCGAAGCATCAGATCGTTTAGGAGGGAGGATACATACCCATACAATAAAAGGAAAGAAAAAGTTTGTTGAACTTGGAGCAGCAGAAATACATGGGCGTAACGCGCTCAACTATGAAATGTTATCCCATTTAGGTCATCTTTTAGAACCAATTAATGGGAATGAATATTTGTGGTTGGATCAAAAGCTTAAAGACTTAGATAAAAAAGAAGAACTACCAGAGAATATACATTCTTTATTTACTTATTTTGCCAATATACAAAGGGAAGAATTTGATGGTAATATTACTAGATCTCTAAAGAATCTGGGGATGTACGACCTTTCAATTCGCCCTATTTTAGATGGTATTACAAGTGAATATTCAGCCTCTCCAGATAAAATACATGCATCATCTTTAGGAGAGGAAGAGTGGAGGTGGACTTCGGGTCATCGTAATTTTTTCTCTTATGGAAAATATGCGGATGCTATCGATTTTTTTGAAGAAAAACTTAAAGATAGCATCACTTTAAATGCTCCGATTATGGATGTTAATTACAGTGATGATGGGGTGATTTTACTTTCTCGTGATGGAAAAACAAATCAATTTGATAAGGTAATTCTAACGACATCATTAGGTGTATTGAAAAAAGAAAAAATCAATTTTACACCCTCATTACCTGATACACATTTAGAGGCCATTCAAAAATTAGGTTTTGGGAAAGGTAGAAAATTATTTATTCGATTTGATAAAATCTTCTGGGAGCCTGAAACAAGTGAAATTATTGGTGGAAAGAAATGTCCATTGTACTTAATTCGTCCTGCACAACCTAAAACTATTTGTGCTTATGTAATGGCAGATGCCGCTAAAGATTTTAATCAAATGTTAGATGAAGAAGTGGCAGAAATTCTTTTACATGAATTGGATGAAATGTTTCCTGATGTTAATGTAATGATGCATTATAAAGATCATTACGGTAAAGATTGGACCTCTGATCCCTATTTTTGTGGTACTTATTCCTATTCTAAAAAAGATAGCTTAAAGTATAGAAAACAATTAAAGCAGCCTATACAAGATAAGGTGTTTTTTATTGGTGAAGCATTAAATGATAATGGACATGCTTCTACAGTACACGGGGCAATGGAAACAGCAGAAGAATTAGCTAGACTTTATTTTAATGATAAATAA
- a CDS encoding SpoIIAA family protein, with amino-acid sequence MININNTLGSQIIGFTLSQKIDLAEIDQLTAAIEAKAQNGPVRLLGEIENIQGFEHYKKFYQLMKEKYIISKKIERYAIVDDYSWLKHLSGFADFMVSSIPIKSFTLQDRDKALEWLLKQNEILDPGVFKIETDHNDKFLAYRLKGKIASQEFSMINNDFFRLSADKMQINLYLEFEDFKGYSNIAAVKDDLKTGLKYYGKIKKVAIVGKDNVWADVLTRISDIFTPGVNMEYFNYNDSSRAKTWLNV; translated from the coding sequence ATGATTAACATTAATAACACACTAGGAAGTCAAATTATAGGATTTACATTATCCCAAAAAATCGATCTTGCAGAAATCGATCAATTAACAGCAGCTATTGAAGCAAAAGCTCAAAATGGCCCTGTACGTTTACTTGGAGAAATTGAAAACATTCAAGGCTTTGAGCACTACAAAAAATTCTATCAATTGATGAAAGAAAAGTATATCATCTCTAAAAAAATTGAGCGATATGCTATTGTGGACGATTACTCTTGGCTGAAACATTTAAGTGGGTTTGCCGATTTTATGGTTTCTTCTATTCCTATTAAAAGTTTTACGCTTCAGGATAGAGACAAAGCACTTGAATGGCTATTAAAACAAAATGAAATTTTAGACCCTGGTGTCTTTAAAATTGAGACCGATCACAATGATAAATTCCTGGCATACAGACTAAAAGGAAAAATTGCATCACAGGAATTTTCTATGATAAACAATGATTTCTTCCGTTTATCAGCTGACAAAATGCAGATCAATTTATACCTTGAGTTTGAGGACTTTAAGGGTTACAGTAACATCGCTGCTGTGAAAGATGATTTAAAGACAGGATTAAAGTATTACGGAAAAATTAAGAAGGTGGCTATTGTTGGCAAAGACAATGTTTGGGCAGATGTACTTACTCGTATAAGCGACATTTTTACACCTGGCGTCAACATGGAATACTTTAACTATAATGATAGTAGTAGAGCCAAAACTTGGTTGAATGTTTAA